tttcgtattgaaatatattaaaatgatgtttttttttttaaaaaaaaattatttttgaaatcaacgcattaaaataattcaaatatactataaaaaattaaatttattagaaacaaattaaatttattagaaacGTAGCAGGTAGGTTTTGTACTTACAATGGAGAATTTATAAGTGTGCCTATTCAAAAATAAGCATGTCTTTTCAAGCTAGTTTGGGGActgaatcaaaatatttttaaagaattaggGATTGAATTGGAGCGGAGGAAGGAAAAATTAGTTACGCGTGTATTACATGAACCAACGTAGCATGTGAATAAAAGCGCCTCCTCGTAACGGCACGTGCAACGCGTGTATTTCTCtacttccttcttttcttttcttctttgctcGAACAATTGTTGGTGTTcgatctcttgttttttttttgtttttttttcctgtggaGCCTCTAGTCCAATCAATTGACTGTTAGGCCTCTGGCCCAATAGCTTAACCAAACACTAGCTGGCTGTTAGGCCTTTGGCCCAATatcttaaccaaacactagtTGGCTGTTAGGCCTTTGGCCCATCACTTTTCAACGCTCATAATTTCCTGTTTCCATCCATTCACCCCCACAAGGTCAGTCAAGGGAAAGCCCCTGCATAAATTCCtcgcctttattttaaaaatagccatttattttcctatttaatCTTCCAAATCttcattaaaatttgatttccaGATTGCTGGGTCCATCTCGGACCTTATCTTCCATGCCTATTCTAAAGCACCATGATCATCCATGGCCTTCTCAGTCTTAAGCCATTGATTACATGGTTTTAATCTAACCTTCAAAGCCCATGGGCCGATCCATCTCAAAACTCTGGCCATTTTACAAATGCCACGTGACATCAGATATTTCATGCACTGGATTTCATTACCGCTCTCtaaaacactgaaaaaaaacccatagaTCCCCATTTTCACTAAGGTTTAAGGCTTTAAGCACACCCTTCTCTATCTGTCAGTCAATCCATGGCAATTTCAAGCTTAAGCTTTGCTTGTAGACCCGGTTTTCCTCTTAGGCCATCTCTTTTTCGCCGCATTCAAAAAGTAAGTGAATTTTACGTTTCCATTAATGTTTACAGTAACTAAGTgaatttggatattttttttctaaatgtttttttttttttcattattttcttgcagGTTCGGTTCAGCTCAGTTGCAGCAATTGAAACCCTTGATGTTCAAGAGAATGTTATCAAAGGCAACAGTCGAAACTTGGGTACGTTTTGCTTTATTGGGCTGTTTTAAAGTTCTCTGCTTTTATGgtgaattttggttttttttttttctcaattttggactctttttttaaactttctttTAGGGGACTGTAAGGCGCCGGAGTGGAAGAAATTGAGTTCCAAGGAACTTGGACTCAGTAATTCATTGATTTCAATGCCTACAAAGAAGGTCCTTAATGGGCTTAAGAAAAATGGTATTGTTTTGGGTCATAACGACTTTTGTATCTGTGGATTTTCCTTGTTTTGTTGGCAATGAAAGGAAACATAAGTTGTTGGTGATACTTACGTTTATGTTAGGAAAGTTGTTGTTTGTTACTAATGGTCATGATGTTTGTCATAGTCTTTTGTTGTTAAAAgattgagtttttcttttgtttattttaggaTATGAGGTTTATCTCGTGGGAGGTTGTGTCCGGGATCTTATTTTAAAGAGAATACCAAAGGATTTTGATATAATCACATCAGCTGAGCTTAAAGAGGTTAATTTATGCTTCGATGCTGTGCTAAGCTTGTATAATTGTTGGTTTCTTTGTCATTTTGTTTAGCGTTTGTGATGCCTGAAACAGCTTTAGAATCTGTGTTTAAATGCAGTGCGATAATAAAATGTTCTGTTGGAGCTATTTAACAAGCTTGGTGAAATTTAATCATGTGTATAGGTAGTAAGGGCATTTTCACGGTGTGAAATAGTTGGCAAATGGTTTCCCATATGTCACGTGCATGTTGGGGATACTATTGTGGAGGTATGATGCTCTTTTTCTCTCACTCTCTGATCATTGCATCTGACAGATCATTGAATTTGGTTATTCTTCAATTAGTACACTTTGTGCTACCTGTTGACGACTATTGCATCATGCCACTTCCAATTTTATTCCTCTTTGCACATAATTGCCATAGCATTTGTTTCTTGGATTTAGGACTAAATCGTCtaccttttttgttttcatttttgtaTTTCTAACTCTCTTTAATAACAGGTTTCGAGTTTTAGCACCACAGGACGGAAGTTCAAGGTGGATTTGAGAAATGACATTATTTGTCCCATTGATTGTGATGAGAAGGATTATGTTCGTTGGAAGAATTGTTTGCAGAGGGACTTCACAATAAATGGGTTAGTAGTTGAAGATACAAATTACCATTTTCTAATTAGTGAATTTTGTATCTCTATCTTGCAACTCTCCTCATTCTTCAAATGTTTTGACGTGtatgttttccttcttttttatatattttgttctgGGACAGTTGTTTTAACATGCATTTGTCTTTGCATGCAGGTTGATGTTTGATCCATATAAAAGAATAGTGTACGATTATATGGGAGGTCTGGAAGATATTAAAAAGGCTAAAGTGTGAATGTATTTCTTAACTTCGTTTGTTTTTTCCTATCATTTTTCAATAAGTCACAATGTATATTGTCCTCACATCAGCTTCTGTGGGCATAGGTGCGAACTGTGATCCCAGCTGGTATTTCTTTTCAAGAGGACTGTGGTGAGCCTTTGTCTTCAATTCAACTTCACCATCTTTTACCAGTGAAGCATGTGCATTTCTAGTTCATTAACAAGTACCATATGCATAGTCAACACTTGTCTTCTCATGTTCATGATCAGGTTGTATGTGACTCCTTTCTATTTGCAGCTCGCATTCTGCGTGCAGTAAGAATTGCTGCTCGTTTAGGATTCCGTTTTACAAGGGAAACAGCTCACTTTGTCAAAAATCTTTCTCACTCATTATTAAGACTTGACAAGGTGATCGATCAGCTCTTCCTTGCTTCTTTTTAGTTTCTgatacatttaattttatacaCGAATGTTTAAACTGACCTAACTCTAGTATCAAAATGTTCTAGCCAAGAATCATGATGGAGATGAACTACATGCTAGCATATGGTTCTGCTGAAGCTTCTTTGAGGATATTATGGAAATTTGGACTTCTTGAACTACTTCTGCCCATCCAGGTTTGTATTTGATGTTTCATTTCTGTGTGACACTTCTGTTGCTGGGCTAATATAGATTTGTCTTGCAGGCAGCATATTTTGTTCGTGATGGTTTTAAGAGACGGGATAAGAGATCTAACATGCTTCTGgtaatcttattattttcatcttcTGGTTTGACTGTAATTGAGGTTCAATTATAGATCAGGTTATAAGTTCCGGCAAAGCTTGACTACCATCTAGTCTTGATTTTGGCTGGGTCTCTAAAAACAGTGTTTCTTAGAAATTGGGTTTTGTTTCCTGCTTTTCATAGTTACTGATTTTCTAAACTAATAATCCAACAAGGGTATACCCCTGCCCATCGCCAGTTTTGTCAAGAAGACTCTTTCAACTACACTAATGGTTTAGGGGCTTTAGGTACAGTGTTATTGGATTTCTGAAGTTGCTATACTTGCTACCAATAATAGCTATGTTGTCTGGAATATGAATGTGTGGTTCTCATTAGATGTTGATCTTTAAGAAGAGTATTTTCAAGCATAATGGGGGTATATGAGGCCCAAAAAGTTTAATCACTCTGGTATTATGTCGGTATATATTTCAAAAGCACGGGTGGTTGACTTCTTAAATGATTGAAGTGTTTGTTATTTCATCTGCAGTGTCTGTTTTCTAACTTGGATAAACTCCTTGCACCTGATAGACCATGCCACAGCAGCCTATggtaatatttttcttgatctAAAATTTTGCTTTTCCCTTTTCAGATGCTATAATAACCCAGCACACCATGATCAAAACTTTTCAAGTTTGTTTGTCAACTATGCAATTTATCACCTCTCACTACATGGTGCGTTGCCAGTGAATATTTATGAAGCTGtttatttgattgaattaaaatttgtaaaaacatTATCCATCAATGAAGGTAATTCAAAGTTACATCCTCTGCAGTCACAtgcttttgaaaatatatttaatgcaTGCTaggggttttcttcttctttttttatgttgtttcaTTTTAACTCTGGTATTTCTAAGGTCCTGATTGATTCAAGATCATATTGAAGCAAGCACTATCTCAAGTAAATCAACATTTAGTACTGGCTGCACATAAGTTACCAAGAAGTCAAGACTCatcacatcatttttttttctagggttgGAATCTTAGCATTCCATAAAGCATTAGCTGACCAGCCAAGGGATCCTATTGTAGTGGCAGCATTTTGTCTAGCTGTTCACAATGGTGGGGATATTTTAGGAGGAGTAAACATGGCAAGGAAGATCACCAAGCCACATGACATCAGCTTTCATGAGTTAACTAAACCGCAGGATCTGGACTCTGAGATGCTGATTGATGAGGTTGTGGATTTCGCTGCATCTGttaaacaagttttaaattGGATGACCGATGAGTATTATGTTTCACTGGCAATGGCAGAGTACCCTCAAGCACCATATTCAGATTTGGTGAGcacttccttttccttttcccttttcctAGTGAGGCTATGTTTGACTTTGACAGTCATCCTATTACAAAAAACAGCAAGGATCCTGATAATGCATAAGAAATAGCATTATGAGGGATATGCTTTTGGAGGGGCCATTGCTTTTTTGCAATGGTAAAAATTGCACGGGCTTGCAACCAGAAAAATGGAGGTTCAAGTCTAGAGAACAGCCACTTATCCCAAAATTCTAATATATAGAACTGTCTTGAAATCATCTCTGAGATTTAGTTCCACACGTTGGCTCCATGACTAGATAGAGTGGCCTTTCAGAAGAAATTATCTCTGCTTAACTTTGCACTCCATCTTATAATATAGTTTCATTTTTGAATTCTAGATATAACAATTTTCTCAACTTGTgacatatttcatttttattgatatagTTTCATTTTAAGTGCTTCAAATAATACTGGTAGTTGGAAATATCTCTGGTATCAGCTATTTTCACCAGAAGTAAAACCACTGATGATAAAAACAGGACCTCTCCACTATTAATATAAGGTAGGATCATTGCCTACAGATTTATGCAATCTATTAGCAGATTAGGGTGGATATTATTTCCACATGTAGGTTTAAGAATGGAGATAACTATTGTGTGGAGAGTATCTTGCTTTctcaatgtttgttttttcttcaatgcttttggtatttatatttatatatatcattcGGAAAATGCCTCACATGATCTACAATGTGCAGGTATTCTTTCCGTTGGCAGTGTATTTAAGAGTGTGCAGGATTTTTGAGTGCTCAAGAGATGGCCCGGAAAAAGGTTTTATGCCAAAGCAAGGTAGAAAGATCGATTACGAGATGTTGGGTTTGGGAGGCCTGCAGGAAGTTCGCCATACTTTTGCGAGGGTTGTTTTTGATACTGTGTACCCGCTTAattaaaacactatgaattggaACACTGTAATTATCATTCTTTGCTCTTCTCAcggaaaaaaatcattgaactaGCTATTGATTTTAATGGTTTTCATAAGgtttattgattattattagattaatcAGCAACTGGAGGTGATAACAGAAGCTGACGAACTAATTAAACCGTGAAACCGATAAAAAATTGACTGAAAAGactgaattaagaaaaaaattatcactaataaaaaaaatctaaaaaaatatcaattcgggtttgatttaaaaaatctaaagtatctaaaaaattatctccACCAGAAATCTGGCCAAGCCACCTTAAATGGCTAGAGTTAATAGACATTGCCAATGTCTAATGTTCTTACCGTGATCTTCTTGCTCTTGCACTTATTCAGGATTCAACTGTTAAGGTATATTGTCTGTGCAAGTTTCTTTAATATGTAGAACAATCATTTTCCCTCGTATTCTTTTCTAACAGTTCGCATTTAAGTCTAATAGAACTCCTGCTTCAAtgtttcatatttctttttgttttttgaaaatttgttgGACCAATTTCCCTATGATTACTTAACTAACAAACCACGTTTGTTTTTGAAGTCTGTAAATGGCAACTTATAACATATGCTACTGAAAATTTCAGGCGTATGTTCTCTCATCTTATCTCAATTTGTTGGTCTTAACCCTCTTATAAACCTGTTTTGATTCTCCGTCTCCTGAAGCTTATTATGTTCTgatagtttttgaaattcaaacaaATATTGCTCCAGGAGAAAGGAATCTCTCATGCAAAAACTACTTAATGTATGTCCATGATGTAATAGGttgtatttcttattttaacTCTGTTTTTATCTGGTGTAGAAAGAAGTTTCACCCTTTAAGTTTATATGCAACCAGTTTTACTATCTTCTCTTCTGAGTACTCGTTAACCTTATCATATTCAGTGATTCAATCAAGGAATTCTTTTATATCCAAATCTCCATTGAACTTATGTGTGTTTTGCAGCGGTCTGTCTTGGAATGCTAAGATCCTACAACCTCCATCAAACTCATCTCCACCAACGACCTTCACATAGTCAAATAATTGCCTAGATGGATCTTTAAAAATAGGTATGCGGTTAAGCCTGCCTTGAGTGAAGTCTCTAGGCAAGTTCTTTCCTCTTCACGGTCCCTTCTTATGTCTCCCATTAGCCAAGCTAGATCTGTTATGGCTTGCTCCAAATAACTCATTCTTTGTTCCTAAGCTTATTCCAAACGATTCATTCTTTATTCCTGAGCTAgcgtaaaataatatattttctgcTCTTAAGCTCACACAACGCCCTGGAGTACCTTCAATTTTGCATCATGGATTAGGTTATTGCCGTCTTCGCTTATCAAAGAGATCAGCCTATTTTGATACCAATTTATGAGGTATATAGCGTTGTCAAAACTCtccattattttataaaatataaataatggtCTAAATATCTATTATTAAAACTTACTAACTAATAGAATCTTTCTAATTCCTAActagtaaaatattaattaaattaaaaattctaaactaaagagaaaaataaataattgaaaactaaaattaattagaaaaataattaaaataaaaaaacaacaattttagATGCTTTCaggttttttcatgaatttcttTTCAAACTTGATTTTGTCTATCTAGTCTATAAATATAGTTGAACACGTTTCAAGTCAACTTTTTTCGGTGTTGTTATGCAgtcttttataataatattagaaccatcttgattagttttttaatttaatcaaattataactccagttttaaattttttttattttttaaaaaacaatagtgTCATCCGCCcgtaacacacacacacacacaccacgcGCGCGCGCGCCACCATCTAGCTCAACCCAAACCTGGACCGTGCAATCCTTCACTAAGAGACGCAAGTTCAAGAACTGTAAAAGCCACTGCTTGACATGAAGATATATTGGAAAACGTCTCTATTACTCGACCTGCTTCCTACTTTGTACGAGACTTATTCCACATGCAAGTATTttccttgatttgttttctgGGTCGTGTATATACATACTGAATtacagatttttattattattattttcatattctttgTATATTAGCTCTCACTAGCTCCCATTAAGTTGGgaaaattgaagattttttttataataacgaAATTGAAATACATCACATCTTACAGATTGGCTCAACTTTGGTATCAAAAGTCAAGGCTTCTTTCTAACCGGTTTGCTATAGTGCTTCTTCGTAGAATTCACTACTAACTGGTAATATATCTTGCTATAAACTTGATTTGCTTGAGACAAGACTGCTTTCAAGCAACCAACTTACATGCTGTTAGGCTGCCAACAAGCCAGGATTCAACGAAGTTGCTGAACCTCAAATAACTCAACAAGAATGGTATGGTTCCAATCAGGTAGTATGACCTAATGTTGTTTTAAAGCGAAGTTATATGTTAATTAGTGAATCAAGAAAGTAGGATCGCATACTCAAGCAGACAAGATTGCTTTGATCATTTTGTCATCACACAGAAACCAGTTTCTGCAGATGATATAAAGCTTTTGTGAATCATGATCGTCCTGGACATATATGGACAGAAATATGAACTCGATAATCAAACTATAGAAGCTTGCATGTTACTTTCACATCATAATATTCTAATCTTTGTGAAAACTGAGATCCAACATTGCTTGTTAGATTG
The genomic region above belongs to Populus alba chromosome 12, ASM523922v2, whole genome shotgun sequence and contains:
- the LOC118044625 gene encoding uncharacterized protein isoform X2, translated to MAISSLSFACRPGFPLRPSLFRRIQKVRFSSVAAIETLDVQENVIKGNSRNLGDCKAPEWKKLSSKELGLSNSLISMPTKKVLNGLKKNGYEVYLVGGCVRDLILKRIPKDFDIITSAELKEVVRAFSRCEIVGKWFPICHVHVGDTIVEVSSFSTTGRKFKVDLRNDIICPIDCDEKDYVRWKNCLQRDFTINGLMFDPYKRIVYDYMGGLEDIKKAKVRTVIPAGISFQEDCARILRAVRIAARLGFRFTRETAHFVKNLSHSLLRLDKPRIMMEMNYMLAYGSAEASLRILWKFGLLELLLPIQAAYFVRDGFKRRDKRSNMLLCLFSNLDKLLAPDRPCHSSLWYSFRWQCI
- the LOC118044625 gene encoding uncharacterized protein isoform X1, which produces MAISSLSFACRPGFPLRPSLFRRIQKVRFSSVAAIETLDVQENVIKGNSRNLGDCKAPEWKKLSSKELGLSNSLISMPTKKVLNGLKKNGYEVYLVGGCVRDLILKRIPKDFDIITSAELKEVVRAFSRCEIVGKWFPICHVHVGDTIVEVSSFSTTGRKFKVDLRNDIICPIDCDEKDYVRWKNCLQRDFTINGLMFDPYKRIVYDYMGGLEDIKKAKVRTVIPAGISFQEDCARILRAVRIAARLGFRFTRETAHFVKNLSHSLLRLDKPRIMMEMNYMLAYGSAEASLRILWKFGLLELLLPIQAAYFVRDGFKRRDKRSNMLLCLFSNLDKLLAPDRPCHSSLWVGILAFHKALADQPRDPIVVAAFCLAVHNGGDILGGVNMARKITKPHDISFHELTKPQDLDSEMLIDEVVDFAASVKQVLNWMTDEYYVSLAMAEYPQAPYSDLVFFPLAVYLRVCRIFECSRDGPEKGFMPKQGRKIDYEMLGLGGLQEVRHTFARVVFDTVYPLN